A single genomic interval of Helianthus annuus cultivar XRQ/B chromosome 6, HanXRQr2.0-SUNRISE, whole genome shotgun sequence harbors:
- the LOC118479573 gene encoding uncharacterized protein LOC118479573, whose amino-acid sequence MKRAVEQYACRNFECLSSKNPKRGYSKCINCFEMEKEKLKWVTNTSFPTDILIKDALSVKPGEIRIGLDFGIGTGTFTARMREHNVTTTLNLGAPFNEMIALRGLIPLYVTLNQRLPFFDNTMDLIHTTGFMDGWIDLQLMDFILFDWDRILWPSGLLWVDRFFCNRKDLDDYMYMFLQFRYKKRIRKLPINAPYFILEITKIPFLLTCNMDGVRGGE is encoded by the coding sequence ATGAAACGTGCGGTGGAGCAATATGCCTGTAGGAACTTTGAGTGCTTATCGAGCAAGAATCCTAAACGGGGTTACTCGAAATGCATAAATTGTTTTGAGATGGAGAAGGAAAAGCTTAAATGGGTCACAAACACGTCGTTTCCAACTGATATCTTGATCAAAGACGCGTTAAGTGTCAAGCCTGGGGAGATCAGGATAGGGCTCGATTTTGGTATAGGCACGGGGACATTTACTGCAAGAATGAGAGAGCATAATGTAACGACGACTTTAAACCTTGGAGCCCCGTTTAACGAAATGATAGCGCTTAGAGGTCTGATTCCTTTGTATGTGACGTTGAACCAAAGGTTACCGTTCTTTGATAACACAATGGATTTGATTCACACAACAGGGTTTATGGATGGGTGGATTGATCTGCAGTTGATGGATTTCATTTTGTTTGATTGGGACCGGATCTTGTGGCCGAGCGGGTTGTTGTGGGTCGATCGGTTTTTCTGCAACCGGAAGGATTTGGATGATTATATGTACATGTTTCTGCAGTTCAGGTACAAGaaacgaataagaaaactaccgaTAAATGCCCCTTATTTTATActtgaaattacaaaaataccctttttgtTAACATGCAATATGGacggagttagaggcggggagtgA
- the LOC110888581 gene encoding uncharacterized protein PF11_0207-like, whose product MTSCLRKRDEERMTKIVEEMVNNLKKAAEEVKDEAVEVEVVKKVEVVKEEDLKVAEKEKIKEKNEVNVEVEKAVTEEQQVVEDEKKIESLVEEKNEILEIASDAGDKGLNKTKDCENGSWSSLAQREEEKVVGPYVG is encoded by the exons ATGACATCGTGTTTGAGGAAGAGGGATGAAGAAAGAATGACGAAGATTGTTGAAGAAATGGTAAACAATCTAAAGAAAGCTGCTGAAGAGGTTAAAGATGAAGCTGTGGAAGTTGAGGTCGTAAAGAAAGTCGAAGTTGTTAAAGAGGAAGATTTGAAGGTTGCTGAGAAAGAAAAGATTAAAGAAAAAAATGAGGTGAATGTAGAAGTTgagaaagctgttactgaagaacaacaagttgtagaagatgagaagAAAATTGAAAGTTTGGTTGAAGAAAAGAATGAGATTTTGGAGATTGCTAGTGATGCTGGTGATAAG GGGCTCAACAAAACCAAAGATTGTGAGAAtggaagttggagcagcctggcacaacgAGAGGAGGAGAAGGTTGTTGGACCCTATGTTGGGTGA